One Kitasatospora sp. NBC_01266 genomic window carries:
- a CDS encoding diaminobutyrate--2-oxoglutarate transaminase family protein: MSITTEPTPLAGGAILHRQQVRESAARTYARSFPIVPVRANGMTVEGADGRRYLDCLSGAGTLALGHNHPVVLEAIRRTLDSGAPLHLLDLATAEKDDFTTALLESLPAAFAERARVHFCGPAGTDAVEAALKLMQISTGRRGTLAFTGGYHGMTAGALAVTGNVAVKEPLPSGGEVTRLPYPYAYRCPFGVGGAAAERLAADYTERLLDDPLGGVVRPAAMIVEAVQGEGGAVPAPDDWLRAMRRITAERGIPLILDEVQTGVGRTGAMWAVEHSGIVPDAMVLSKAIGGSLPLAVVVYREEYDRWRPGAHTGTFRGNTLAMAAGTATLRYVAAHGLAQRAAQVGRRLLTELTALQGRLPVIGDVRGRGLMIGVELVDPAGESDSCGARPADPALATRVREACLARGLIVELGGRHDAVLRLLPPLTITDEQVDAVLERLAEAIAAAVEGAA, from the coding sequence GTGAGCATCACCACCGAACCCACCCCCCTGGCCGGCGGCGCGATCCTGCACCGCCAGCAGGTCCGCGAGTCCGCCGCCCGCACCTACGCGCGCTCGTTCCCGATCGTGCCGGTGCGCGCCAACGGCATGACGGTCGAGGGCGCGGACGGCCGCCGCTACCTCGACTGCCTCTCCGGCGCCGGCACCCTCGCGCTCGGCCACAACCACCCGGTGGTGCTCGAGGCGATCCGCCGCACGCTGGACAGCGGGGCGCCGCTGCACCTGCTCGACCTGGCCACCGCCGAGAAGGACGACTTCACCACCGCGCTGCTGGAGAGCCTGCCCGCCGCCTTCGCGGAGCGGGCCCGGGTGCACTTCTGCGGCCCGGCCGGCACCGACGCGGTGGAGGCCGCGCTCAAGCTGATGCAGATCAGCACCGGGCGGCGCGGCACCCTGGCCTTCACCGGCGGCTACCACGGCATGACGGCCGGCGCGCTCGCGGTGACCGGCAACGTCGCGGTCAAGGAGCCGCTGCCCAGCGGCGGCGAGGTCACCCGGCTGCCCTACCCGTACGCCTACCGCTGCCCGTTCGGGGTCGGCGGCGCGGCGGCCGAGCGGCTGGCCGCCGACTACACCGAGCGGCTGCTCGACGACCCGCTGGGCGGCGTGGTGCGGCCCGCCGCGATGATCGTGGAGGCGGTGCAGGGCGAGGGCGGCGCGGTGCCGGCGCCCGACGACTGGCTGCGCGCGATGCGCCGGATCACCGCCGAGCGCGGCATCCCGCTGATCCTGGACGAGGTGCAGACCGGGGTCGGCCGGACCGGTGCGATGTGGGCCGTCGAGCACAGCGGGATCGTGCCGGACGCGATGGTGCTCTCCAAGGCGATCGGCGGCAGCCTGCCGCTCGCGGTGGTGGTCTACCGGGAGGAGTACGACCGCTGGCGCCCCGGCGCGCACACCGGCACCTTCCGGGGCAACACCCTGGCGATGGCGGCCGGCACCGCGACGCTGCGGTACGTGGCCGCGCACGGCCTGGCGCAGCGCGCGGCACAGGTCGGGCGCCGGCTGCTGACCGAGCTGACGGCGCTCCAGGGGCGGCTGCCGGTGATCGGTGACGTACGCGGGCGCGGGCTGATGATCGGCGTCGAACTGGTCGATCCGGCGGGCGAGTCGGACTCCTGCGGTGCCCGGCCGGCCGACCCCGCGCTCGCGACGCGGGTCCGGGAGGCCTGCCTGGCGCGCGGGTTGATCGTCGAGCTGGGCGGACGGCACGACGCGGTGCTGCGGCTGCTGCCGCCGCTGACCATCACCGACGAGCAGGTGGACGCGGTGCTGGAGCGGCTGGCCGAGGCGATCGCGGCGGCCGTCGAAGGTGCGGCATGA
- a CDS encoding SDR family NAD(P)-dependent oxidoreductase, producing MSETGTFDGRVALVAGASRGIGAGTARAFAREGAAVVLAARDGQALESLAARIRAEGGRAIAVPTDVGDAAAMERLVATTLDTYGRLDAAFNNATDGSSLAPLAEIDPEDFDRAIRTNIRGTFLGMKYQIAAMPHGSGGAIVNMASIAGLHGVAGLAGYTAGKAGIIALTRVAALEYADQGIRVNAVAPGPILTHRLEAAGERAQLLAAEATPMRRVGRVAEVSAAVLWLCSDQASFVTGAVLPIDGGQFAGVKPAQMYRQGPETERSAS from the coding sequence ATGTCCGAGACTGGGACGTTCGACGGAAGAGTGGCCCTCGTGGCCGGGGCAAGCCGCGGGATCGGCGCCGGGACGGCACGGGCCTTCGCCCGCGAAGGTGCAGCCGTGGTGCTCGCCGCCCGGGACGGGCAGGCCCTGGAGTCGCTCGCTGCCCGGATCCGGGCCGAGGGAGGCCGCGCGATCGCCGTGCCCACCGATGTGGGCGACGCCGCAGCGATGGAGCGGCTGGTCGCCACCACGCTGGACACCTACGGCCGGCTCGATGCCGCATTCAACAACGCGACCGACGGGTCGTCCCTGGCCCCGCTGGCCGAGATCGACCCCGAGGACTTCGACCGCGCGATCCGCACCAACATCCGCGGCACGTTCCTCGGCATGAAGTACCAGATCGCGGCGATGCCGCACGGGTCGGGCGGGGCGATCGTGAACATGGCCTCGATCGCCGGCCTGCACGGCGTGGCCGGCCTCGCCGGGTACACCGCCGGCAAGGCCGGGATCATCGCGCTGACCCGGGTCGCGGCACTGGAATACGCCGACCAGGGGATCCGGGTCAACGCCGTGGCACCGGGCCCGATCCTCACCCACCGTCTCGAAGCGGCGGGCGAGCGGGCGCAGTTGCTGGCGGCCGAGGCGACGCCGATGCGACGGGTCGGCCGCGTCGCGGAGGTGTCGGCGGCGGTGCTCTGGCTCTGCTCCGACCAAGCCTCGTTCGTCACCGGGGCGGTACTGCCCATCGACGGCGGCCAGTTCGCCGGAGTCAAGCCGGCGCAGATGTACCGGCAGGGACCGGAGACGGAGCGGTCGGCGTCGTGA
- a CDS encoding YbjQ family protein: MSNLDEYGGGPGPGTDVLVVTTNDVPGYRVDRVIGEVFGLTVRSRHLGTQIGASFKSMLGGELRGLTKTLVESRNQAMERLVEQVRARGGNAVLAMRFDVTEAAGTPLHLI; this comes from the coding sequence ATGAGCAATCTCGATGAATACGGTGGCGGGCCTGGACCGGGTACGGACGTTCTGGTGGTGACCACCAACGACGTTCCGGGGTACCGGGTGGATCGGGTGATCGGGGAGGTGTTCGGACTCACAGTGCGAAGTCGACACTTGGGCACGCAGATCGGGGCCTCGTTCAAGTCGATGCTCGGCGGCGAGCTGAGGGGGCTGACCAAGACCCTGGTGGAGAGCCGCAACCAGGCGATGGAGCGGCTGGTCGAGCAGGTCAGGGCACGCGGCGGCAACGCGGTGCTGGCGATGCGCTTCGACGTCACGGAGGCTGCCGGAACACCCCTGCATCTTATCTGA
- the modB gene encoding molybdate ABC transporter permease subunit, translating to MTRRAPRPRIPIALLLPALLGLVFLVLPLVGLLVKAPWRSLPAELSSAEVWQALRLSLICATAATAISLVLGVPLAWLLARTEFPGRRVIRALVTLPLVLPPVVGGVALLLVLGRNGIVGRWLDSAFGITLPFTTPGVVVAEAFVAMPFLVISVEGALRAADPRYEEAAATLGASRLTAFRRVTLPLIAPGVAAGAVLAWARALGEFGATITFAGNFPGTTQTMPLAVYLALENDPEAAIALSLVLLAVSITVLVGLRGRWLSAT from the coding sequence GTGACCAGGCGGGCCCCCCGGCCCCGGATCCCGATCGCGCTGCTGCTGCCGGCCCTGCTCGGACTGGTCTTCCTGGTGCTGCCGCTGGTGGGCCTGCTGGTCAAGGCCCCCTGGCGGTCGCTGCCGGCGGAGCTGTCCAGCGCCGAGGTCTGGCAGGCGCTGCGGCTCTCGCTGATCTGCGCCACCGCCGCCACGGCGATCTCGCTGGTGCTCGGGGTGCCGCTGGCCTGGCTGCTGGCGCGCACCGAGTTCCCCGGGCGGCGGGTGATCCGCGCCCTGGTGACCCTGCCGCTGGTGCTGCCGCCGGTGGTCGGCGGGGTGGCGCTGCTGCTGGTGCTGGGGCGCAACGGGATCGTCGGGCGCTGGCTGGACTCCGCCTTCGGGATCACCCTGCCGTTCACCACCCCCGGGGTGGTGGTCGCCGAGGCCTTCGTCGCGATGCCGTTCCTGGTGATCAGTGTGGAGGGCGCGCTGCGGGCCGCCGATCCGCGCTACGAGGAGGCGGCGGCCACCCTCGGCGCCTCCCGGCTGACCGCGTTCCGGCGGGTCACGCTGCCGCTGATCGCCCCCGGGGTGGCGGCCGGCGCGGTGCTCGCCTGGGCCCGCGCGCTGGGCGAGTTCGGCGCCACGATCACCTTCGCCGGGAACTTCCCCGGCACCACCCAGACCATGCCACTGGCGGTCTACCTGGCCCTGGAGAACGATCCCGAGGCGGCGATCGCGCTCAGCCTGGTGCTGCTCGCGGTCTCGATCACGGTCCTGGTGGGGCTGCGCGGACGATGGCTGAGCGCAACATGA
- a CDS encoding GntR family transcriptional regulator, translating into MASTGKPYTVIADHYRQAILSGELEPGTKLPTNRAMTDRWGVSSATVSRALQHLVVEGYVRTSPRGTYVADEATVTASSRDRLLQVQRVRSSLMAGETNIVTVAELKVPPLYVADLFDLEPGDQLVRREFVTGRGKHRTMYQGVYYPVQFAALVPDLLSTAPGKNGGLLAKVLEATGRTITHARDDMHGRDANAREASNLGIKVGAPILAGAHRFSDADGVIEYGEWCIPTRYTIGYEYVP; encoded by the coding sequence ATGGCCAGCACCGGTAAGCCATACACAGTCATTGCGGACCACTACCGGCAGGCCATACTGTCCGGCGAGCTGGAGCCCGGCACGAAGCTACCCACCAACCGCGCCATGACGGACCGATGGGGCGTGTCGTCCGCAACCGTCAGCCGCGCACTGCAACACCTGGTTGTGGAGGGGTACGTCAGGACCAGCCCGCGCGGAACATACGTAGCCGACGAAGCCACCGTCACCGCCAGCTCCCGGGATCGACTCCTACAGGTCCAGCGCGTCAGGTCCAGTCTCATGGCCGGAGAGACAAACATCGTTACCGTGGCAGAGCTCAAGGTGCCGCCCCTGTACGTCGCCGACCTGTTCGACCTCGAACCGGGGGATCAACTCGTACGGCGGGAGTTCGTCACCGGCCGGGGCAAGCACCGCACGATGTACCAAGGGGTCTACTACCCAGTGCAGTTCGCCGCACTGGTACCCGATCTGCTGTCCACAGCACCTGGGAAGAACGGTGGCCTCCTCGCCAAGGTGTTGGAGGCCACCGGACGCACCATCACCCACGCCCGCGACGACATGCACGGCAGGGACGCCAACGCCCGCGAAGCGTCCAACCTCGGCATCAAGGTCGGGGCTCCGATCCTCGCAGGAGCCCACCGATTCTCGGATGCTGACGGAGTCATCGAGTACGGGGAGTGGTGCATCCCCACCCGGTACACCATTGGTTACGAGTACGTGCCCTGA
- the modA gene encoding molybdate ABC transporter substrate-binding protein: protein MPTTRIRTAAAALVALALAGGLSACGSSAKSSSAGSSSSAAAASSSGPAVKGTITVFAAASLQDAFTALGKSFEAAHPGTTVKFNFGGSSALAQSIVSGAPADVFAAASPATMKTVTDAKGAADTPTVFVRNTLEIAVANGNPKHLTSLQSLAAPGVKVALCAQQVPCGAAAVTALKLGNVNLTPVTLEQDVTSALTKVELGEVDASIVYQTDVKSANGKVAGVNFPEAAKAINDYPIADLAKAPNPDGAKAFEQYVESPAGLAVLTAAGFQLPSASSAAPSAAAS from the coding sequence ATGCCCACCACCCGGATCCGTACCGCCGCGGCCGCTCTCGTCGCACTCGCGCTGGCCGGTGGCCTGAGCGCCTGCGGCAGCTCGGCGAAGTCGAGCAGCGCCGGCTCGTCGTCCTCGGCGGCCGCCGCGTCCTCGTCCGGCCCGGCCGTCAAGGGGACCATCACGGTCTTCGCCGCCGCCTCGCTGCAGGACGCCTTCACCGCGCTCGGCAAGAGCTTCGAGGCCGCCCACCCCGGCACCACGGTGAAGTTCAACTTCGGTGGCAGCTCCGCGCTGGCCCAGAGCATCGTCTCCGGCGCCCCGGCCGACGTCTTCGCCGCCGCCTCGCCGGCCACCATGAAGACCGTCACCGACGCCAAGGGCGCCGCCGACACCCCCACCGTCTTCGTCCGCAACACGCTGGAGATCGCGGTCGCCAACGGCAACCCGAAGCACCTCACCTCGCTCCAGTCGCTCGCCGCCCCCGGCGTCAAGGTGGCGCTCTGCGCGCAGCAGGTCCCGTGCGGCGCGGCCGCCGTGACCGCCCTCAAGCTCGGCAACGTCAACCTGACCCCGGTCACCCTGGAGCAGGACGTCACCAGCGCGCTGACCAAGGTCGAGCTCGGCGAGGTGGACGCCTCGATCGTCTACCAGACCGACGTCAAGTCGGCCAACGGCAAGGTGGCGGGCGTGAACTTCCCGGAGGCCGCCAAGGCGATCAACGACTACCCGATCGCCGACCTGGCCAAGGCGCCGAACCCGGACGGTGCCAAGGCCTTCGAGCAGTACGTCGAGTCGCCGGCCGGCCTCGCGGTGCTGACGGCGGCGGGCTTCCAGCTGCCGAGCGCCTCGTCCGCCGCCCCCTCGGCCGCGGCCTCCTGA
- a CDS encoding HAD family hydrolase, which produces MIKGVLFDFSGTLFRIESAERWWAAVSSAAGLALSAEELAEGGRRLEVSGALPGGPAPRAVPPELAEAWATRDLSADRHRAAYAGLVRAAGSPMAELADALYDRHMTPEAWDPYPDAESTLRELRRRGVPIAVVSNIGWDLRPVFRAHGLDELVDAYLLSFEFGAQKPHPSIFQEACDRLGLAPQDVLMVGDDRRADVGAAALGCSLHLVDHLPVDRRPAGLSPLLELLN; this is translated from the coding sequence ATGATCAAGGGAGTCCTGTTCGATTTCTCCGGCACCCTCTTCCGGATCGAGTCGGCCGAGCGCTGGTGGGCGGCCGTCTCCTCGGCGGCGGGTCTCGCGCTCAGCGCCGAGGAGTTGGCCGAAGGGGGGCGCCGGCTCGAGGTCAGCGGCGCGCTGCCGGGCGGTCCCGCCCCTCGGGCGGTGCCCCCGGAGCTGGCCGAGGCCTGGGCGACCCGGGACCTGAGCGCCGACCGGCACCGGGCGGCGTACGCGGGGCTGGTCCGGGCGGCCGGTTCGCCGATGGCGGAGTTGGCCGACGCGCTGTACGACCGTCATATGACCCCTGAAGCCTGGGATCCGTATCCCGACGCCGAGTCGACGCTGCGTGAGCTGCGCCGGCGGGGGGTTCCGATCGCGGTGGTGAGCAACATCGGCTGGGACCTGCGGCCGGTCTTCCGGGCGCACGGGCTGGACGAGTTGGTCGACGCCTACCTGCTCTCCTTCGAGTTCGGCGCGCAGAAGCCGCACCCGTCGATCTTCCAGGAGGCCTGCGACCGGCTCGGGTTGGCGCCGCAGGACGTCCTGATGGTGGGCGACGACCGCCGGGCCGATGTCGGAGCGGCCGCGCTGGGCTGCTCGCTGCACCTGGTCGACCACCTGCCGGTCGACCGGCGTCCGGCCGGGCTGAGCCCGCTGCTGGAGCTGCTGAACTGA
- a CDS encoding peptidyl-tRNA hydrolase, translated as MTSASEPSEPFDAPSPAAAPVDRDAKPQYVLPLVVHLEKAEPPARTDALETSARAVLTLLADPRSTGDGEWAELVHHWEDARIRKVVRRARGGEWRKTGELPGITVTGERAEVRVFPPVPLDGWPKELAKLQVSGTELSDPEDTVLAPPAEDLPVLWLNPELEMTAGKTMAQTGHAAQLAWWRLDEAQRKEWAANGFALAVRTAERGRWSELSDGRLPLVRDAGFTEIAPGPTVAVEGGTRYCPTPRLRRP; from the coding sequence GTGACCTCAGCTTCCGAACCCTCCGAGCCCTTCGACGCCCCGAGCCCGGCCGCCGCCCCCGTGGACCGCGACGCCAAGCCGCAGTACGTGCTGCCGCTGGTGGTCCACCTGGAGAAGGCCGAGCCGCCGGCCCGCACCGACGCGCTGGAGACCTCGGCCCGCGCGGTGCTCACCTTGCTCGCCGACCCCCGGTCGACCGGCGACGGTGAGTGGGCCGAGCTGGTGCACCACTGGGAGGACGCCCGGATCCGCAAGGTGGTCCGGCGGGCCCGTGGTGGCGAGTGGCGCAAGACGGGTGAGCTGCCCGGCATCACCGTCACCGGGGAGCGGGCCGAGGTGCGGGTCTTCCCGCCGGTCCCGCTGGACGGCTGGCCCAAGGAGTTGGCCAAGCTCCAGGTCTCCGGCACCGAGCTGAGCGACCCCGAGGACACGGTGCTCGCGCCGCCCGCCGAGGACCTGCCGGTGCTCTGGCTCAACCCCGAGCTGGAGATGACCGCCGGCAAGACCATGGCGCAGACCGGCCACGCGGCCCAGCTCGCCTGGTGGCGGCTGGACGAGGCGCAGCGCAAGGAGTGGGCCGCCAACGGCTTCGCGCTGGCGGTGCGGACCGCCGAGCGGGGGCGCTGGAGCGAGCTGAGCGACGGCCGGCTGCCGCTGGTGCGCGACGCGGGCTTCACCGAGATCGCCCCCGGGCCAACTGTCGCAGTCGAAGGCGGCACGCGCTACTGCCCCACCCCGCGCCTACGACGCCCGTGA
- a CDS encoding RNA ligase (ATP), whose translation MSTLRVTAERLTVLEHPNADALELAQVGLYRAVVAKGAYRTGDYALYIPEQSVLPAALIEELGLTGKLAGSGADRVRAVRLRGELSQGIVCRPRALAGTDLAEAAAEGRDFAGQLGITKWQPPIPTAMNGELEPAPELLPWVDIENLQRFPDIFEPGEPVVLTEKLHGSCCLFTYHVATGEVQVSSKGVGAQHLALKADDRNLYWRAVRAHGVPAVAAALAERLGAERIGIFGEVFGTGVQDLTYGSSGRAELPGYAVFDVSALIDGQLHWLSAAQLLSGQLPLVPELWRGPFDPAVVLAHAEGRETVSGRALHLREGVVIRPVVERHSPVLGGRAIAKAVSGAYLTRKGGTEFE comes from the coding sequence ATGTCCACGCTACGGGTCACCGCCGAGCGGCTGACCGTGCTCGAGCACCCCAACGCCGACGCGCTGGAGCTGGCCCAGGTCGGCCTGTACCGCGCGGTGGTGGCCAAGGGCGCCTACCGCACCGGCGACTACGCGCTCTACATCCCCGAGCAGTCGGTGCTGCCCGCCGCGCTGATCGAGGAGCTGGGGCTGACCGGCAAGCTGGCCGGGTCCGGCGCGGACCGGGTCAGGGCGGTGCGGCTGCGCGGCGAGCTCTCCCAGGGCATCGTCTGCCGCCCGCGCGCGCTGGCCGGCACCGACCTGGCCGAGGCCGCCGCCGAGGGCCGCGACTTCGCCGGGCAGCTCGGCATCACCAAGTGGCAGCCGCCGATCCCGACCGCGATGAACGGCGAGTTGGAGCCGGCCCCCGAGCTGCTGCCCTGGGTCGACATCGAGAACCTGCAGCGGTTCCCCGACATCTTCGAGCCGGGCGAACCGGTGGTGCTGACCGAGAAACTGCACGGCAGCTGCTGCCTGTTCACCTACCACGTCGCCACCGGCGAGGTGCAGGTCTCCTCCAAGGGCGTCGGCGCGCAGCACCTGGCGCTGAAGGCCGACGACCGCAACCTCTACTGGCGGGCGGTGCGCGCGCACGGCGTGCCGGCGGTGGCCGCCGCGCTGGCCGAGCGGCTGGGGGCCGAGCGCATCGGCATCTTCGGCGAGGTCTTCGGCACGGGCGTGCAGGACCTGACGTACGGCAGCTCGGGCCGCGCCGAACTGCCGGGCTACGCGGTCTTCGACGTCTCGGCGCTGATCGACGGTCAGCTGCACTGGCTCTCCGCCGCGCAACTGCTCAGCGGGCAGCTGCCGCTGGTGCCGGAGCTGTGGCGCGGGCCGTTCGACCCGGCCGTGGTGCTGGCCCACGCCGAGGGCCGGGAGACCGTCTCGGGACGGGCGCTGCACCTGCGCGAGGGCGTGGTGATCAGGCCCGTGGTCGAGCGGCACAGCCCGGTGCTCGGCGGCCGGGCGATCGCCAAGGCGGTCAGCGGCGCGTACCTGACCCGCAAGGGCGGCACCGAGTTCGAGTGA
- a CDS encoding NUDIX domain-containing protein: MIRSVFEQRPLDAAVADAGSATLEFERARSWLRSALVGAVEPLGAEVWVLDTALEQIVLVRHPWRGLVPPGGKVEPGECPRDGAARELAEETGLRPRLLERPAAVAVRSFGPGLPVTLSLSYAAIGDPEQPLVAEDGQPATWMRLDQGWDSCFPDDALRIRHT; encoded by the coding sequence ATGATCCGTAGCGTGTTTGAGCAGCGTCCGCTTGATGCTGCCGTCGCTGACGCCGGGAGCGCGACGCTCGAGTTCGAACGGGCCAGGTCCTGGTTGCGCTCTGCGCTGGTTGGCGCCGTGGAGCCGTTGGGCGCCGAGGTGTGGGTCCTGGATACAGCCCTGGAGCAGATCGTGCTGGTCAGGCATCCGTGGCGCGGGCTGGTCCCGCCAGGTGGCAAGGTTGAGCCCGGAGAGTGTCCGCGTGATGGCGCGGCCCGGGAACTGGCCGAGGAGACTGGACTGCGGCCACGGTTGTTGGAGCGGCCCGCCGCGGTGGCGGTGCGGTCATTCGGCCCGGGTCTGCCGGTGACGCTGTCCCTGTCCTATGCCGCGATCGGCGACCCGGAACAGCCGCTGGTCGCGGAGGACGGGCAGCCCGCGACCTGGATGCGGCTGGACCAGGGCTGGGACAGCTGCTTCCCCGATGACGCGCTGCGCATCCGACATACGTGA
- a CDS encoding ABC transporter ATP-binding protein: MTDRQKAGLEAHLRVERAGFTLDLRLRAAAGEVIALLGPNGAGKSTALRALAGLLPLSGGHLRLDGRSLEEPAAGRHTPAERRPVGVVFQDYLLFPHLSALDNVGFGLRCQGQSKRESRAVAASWLERMGLAEHAAARPAKLSGGQAQRVALARALAVRPRLLLLDEPLAALDARTRLDVRSQLRRHLAEFEAVAVLVTHDPLDAMVLADRLVVIEDGTEVQSGTPAEVARRPRTDYIARLVGLNLYQGTGEGQLVRLADGVTLAAAEEVSGPAFVAFAPAAVTLHRERPAADARNLWELTVAGLDLHGDQVRAELTGALELVADLPPAAAAELDLTPGARVWASVAAAQAHAYPA, encoded by the coding sequence ATGACGGACCGTCAGAAAGCGGGCCTGGAAGCCCATCTGCGGGTCGAGCGGGCGGGCTTCACGCTCGACCTGCGACTGCGGGCCGCCGCCGGCGAGGTGATCGCGCTGCTCGGCCCGAACGGCGCGGGCAAGTCGACGGCGCTGCGCGCGCTGGCCGGCCTGCTGCCGCTCAGCGGCGGACACCTGCGGTTGGACGGACGGTCGTTGGAGGAGCCGGCGGCCGGCCGGCACACCCCCGCCGAGCGGCGCCCGGTCGGCGTGGTGTTCCAGGACTACCTACTCTTCCCGCACCTCAGCGCGCTGGACAACGTCGGCTTCGGGCTGCGCTGCCAGGGGCAGTCGAAGCGCGAGTCACGGGCCGTGGCGGCGAGTTGGCTGGAGCGGATGGGCCTGGCCGAGCACGCCGCCGCCCGCCCGGCCAAGCTCTCCGGCGGGCAGGCCCAACGGGTGGCGCTGGCCCGGGCGCTGGCGGTGCGGCCCCGGCTGCTGCTGCTGGACGAGCCGCTGGCCGCCCTGGACGCCCGCACCCGGCTCGATGTCCGCTCCCAACTGCGGCGGCACCTGGCCGAGTTCGAGGCGGTCGCGGTGCTGGTCACGCACGACCCGCTGGACGCGATGGTGCTGGCCGACCGGCTGGTGGTGATCGAGGACGGCACCGAGGTGCAGTCCGGCACCCCCGCCGAGGTCGCCCGCCGGCCGCGCACCGACTACATCGCCCGGCTGGTCGGCCTGAACCTTTACCAGGGCACCGGCGAAGGGCAGTTGGTGCGACTGGCGGACGGCGTGACGCTGGCGGCGGCCGAAGAGGTGTCCGGGCCCGCCTTCGTGGCGTTCGCGCCCGCCGCCGTGACCCTCCACCGCGAGCGGCCCGCCGCCGACGCCCGCAACCTCTGGGAGCTCACGGTGGCCGGGCTCGACCTGCACGGCGACCAGGTACGGGCCGAGCTGACCGGCGCGTTGGAGCTGGTCGCCGACCTCCCTCCGGCGGCGGCCGCCGAACTCGACCTGACCCCGGGCGCGCGGGTCTGGGCCTCGGTGGCAGCGGCGCAGGCGCACGCGTATCCGGCCTGA
- a CDS encoding MarR family winged helix-turn-helix transcriptional regulator, with translation MPGPTHPPLGLHLGRTARSVGRAFDNALAEVGGSMPAWLILISLKSHQLGNQRELADAVGIRGATLTHHLNAMEADGLVTRRRDPANRRIHQVELTEKGEAAFDAMRGAAMAFDQRLHRGLSEEETAAFERVLDKLQDNISD, from the coding sequence ATGCCCGGACCCACCCATCCCCCACTCGGCCTGCACCTCGGCCGCACCGCCAGGAGCGTCGGCCGCGCCTTCGACAATGCACTCGCCGAGGTCGGCGGGTCGATGCCGGCCTGGCTGATCCTCATCTCGCTCAAGTCCCACCAGCTCGGCAACCAGCGCGAACTGGCCGACGCGGTCGGCATCCGCGGCGCGACGCTCACCCATCACCTGAACGCGATGGAGGCCGACGGCCTCGTCACCCGCAGGCGCGACCCCGCCAACCGCCGCATCCACCAGGTGGAGCTCACCGAGAAGGGCGAGGCCGCCTTCGACGCGATGCGCGGCGCCGCGATGGCCTTCGACCAACGCCTGCACCGCGGCCTCTCCGAGGAGGAGACCGCCGCCTTCGAGCGCGTACTCGACAAGCTCCAAGACAACATCAGCGACTGA